The Candidatus Hydrogenedentota bacterium genome includes a region encoding these proteins:
- a CDS encoding 4-hydroxy-tetrahydrodipicolinate reductase, with amino-acid sequence MVKICVAGACGRMGRRILELAFQNKDLEIAGAFDLPSCSGEGIQLFDTKGNSYQQFLGASVDIEMANAHVLIDFSHAEACLTNVETAWRLERAAVVGTTGLSPEQVAQLQEYAAAIPIVYAPNMSIGVNLLFKLTMETAKQLGLDYNVEITEIHHNQKKDSPSGTAIRLAEQAAAGMGLDYPADAVFGREGMVGARPERQIGVHALRGGDVVGEHTVSFIGCGERIELTHKAHSRDNFARGALRAAIFAAAAAPGLYDMQDVLNLK; translated from the coding sequence ATGGTTAAAATATGTGTAGCAGGCGCTTGCGGCCGCATGGGGCGCCGTATTTTAGAGTTGGCCTTTCAAAACAAAGACCTGGAAATTGCCGGCGCTTTTGATTTACCCTCCTGTTCGGGAGAAGGAATCCAATTGTTCGATACCAAAGGGAATAGCTATCAACAATTTCTTGGTGCTTCCGTAGATATCGAAATGGCGAATGCCCATGTGCTGATTGACTTCTCCCATGCCGAGGCGTGCCTGACCAATGTGGAGACGGCATGGCGTTTGGAACGGGCCGCCGTTGTGGGGACAACAGGACTCTCCCCCGAACAAGTGGCACAACTGCAGGAATATGCCGCTGCGATCCCTATCGTCTACGCGCCCAACATGAGCATAGGCGTCAATTTGCTGTTCAAACTCACTATGGAAACTGCAAAGCAACTGGGCTTGGATTATAATGTCGAGATTACGGAAATCCACCACAACCAAAAGAAGGATAGCCCCAGCGGCACCGCCATACGGCTTGCAGAACAGGCCGCAGCGGGCATGGGTCTCGATTATCCCGCTGATGCTGTCTTTGGGCGGGAAGGGATGGTAGGTGCCAGACCGGAACGTCAAATCGGCGTGCATGCCCTACGAGGCGGCGATGTAGTCGGAGAACACACGGTGTCCTTTATCGGCTGCGGTGAACGGATAGAACTCACCCACAAAGCGCATAGCCGCGATAATTTTGCTCGGGGCGCTCTGCGAGCGGCAATCTTTGCAGCAGCCGCAGCTCCGGGCTTATATGACATGCAGGATGTGCTGAATTTGAAATAA
- a CDS encoding alpha-amylase, with product MSNITTREENEFYFPFGLSLHKEATALYSKNALFPLRSHDAAVSRSQYAQLLAHQYNDRLAAQDKGMKALRSGELMGIMLLHEIYRFLLTLYTKTEYPDTLDGGIGHVKRDLGLENWDDVLNGFIDYYPPRSIIEEQQSRQDYKDGVTNEWAHIKYTLLEMFILRVDHENPALKRYVPLFDDEVLQKQVPLYRFIQSFERWFDVQPLSPALKMTLFDILREPIRRCPDSLEGQLNYLINRYRDLLPASLIEGWILIQGVMREESFFRGTGPGPIPAHYFDDAAYAEPEAFSRDEDWMPNVVLLAKLAYVWLDQLSKKYNRHLRLLSDIPDEELDQLASWGINALWLIGVWERSPASQNIKQRMGNPEAAASAYSLYDYTISADLGGEHALQELTQRARQRGIRLAGDMVPNHMGIYSKWITDHPERFLQLDAPPYPAYRFDGPDLSEDGRVGIFIEDGYWSHQDAAVVFKHVDRHTGKERFIYHGNDGTSMPWNDTAQLDFMREDTREAVIQTILEVARRFPVIRFDAAMTLAKKHYQRLWFPKAGDAGAIPSRAAFSMDRAEFDRLFPHEFWREVVDRVAAEAPDTLLLAEAFWLMEGYFVRTLGMHRVYNSAFMNMLKMEDNGKFRQTIKNVLEFSPAVLQRFVNFMNNPDEDTAIAQFGKGDKYFGVATLLVTLPGLPMFGHGQIEGLTEKYGMEYRRAYKEEQADRDFVQRHERDIFPLARKRYVFSGAAQFAFYDFTVAEGWVDENVIAYSNHNHDEHAFVVYNNAYTTTLGTLHRSTAINEGRGDETILRHATLAESLHLDTDRSAYVIWRDVHSGLEYLHHCESLHQVGLNLELHAYESKVFFVVRQLRDQDNSWGRLHGKLAGTGVPSVDEAYLELRLEGILDPFRAFMCADMLRHVMETEEEAHILGPWQEKLEAFLDGVNQFTGEAGVSDNLTEKLNDDLRSVLQWSRNAIKLPLPEAVTDYLAAYVPGTHASPDEKLRFWQLPLVFCILRRLAETRLSSKAAEAEHSKASADESASDDPLHAAEKLAHTWMSDWLLIKPVTEAFTVTSGDGWRAQQDAHALSQCLAHRGKLLQLDTEIWGSLLYDFFENEEMRRLLMVHRYAQKRWINKEEFERVMFLLFLTHLAAFNRTSVPDVDSLLSSYENLQEIVLALSDTGYDIDWALHALN from the coding sequence ATGTCCAACATAACGACTCGCGAAGAGAATGAATTTTATTTTCCTTTCGGACTCTCGTTACATAAAGAGGCAACGGCTCTTTATAGCAAAAACGCACTCTTCCCTTTACGGTCTCACGACGCCGCCGTATCGCGCAGTCAGTACGCGCAATTATTGGCGCATCAGTACAATGACCGTCTTGCGGCCCAAGACAAAGGGATGAAAGCTTTACGCTCGGGGGAGCTCATGGGCATCATGCTGCTCCACGAGATCTATCGCTTTCTTTTGACCTTATACACAAAAACAGAATATCCCGACACCTTGGATGGTGGAATAGGACATGTAAAAAGAGACTTGGGTCTAGAAAATTGGGATGATGTTTTAAACGGCTTTATCGATTATTATCCGCCCCGCAGTATTATAGAAGAGCAGCAGTCTCGCCAAGATTATAAAGACGGCGTTACCAACGAATGGGCTCATATTAAGTACACCCTTTTAGAAATGTTTATTTTGCGGGTGGACCATGAAAACCCTGCATTAAAACGATACGTGCCCCTTTTCGATGATGAAGTACTGCAAAAGCAAGTGCCTCTCTATCGTTTTATCCAATCTTTTGAAAGGTGGTTCGATGTACAGCCCCTTTCACCTGCTCTCAAGATGACCCTTTTCGATATCCTGAGGGAGCCCATACGTCGGTGTCCCGATTCTTTAGAAGGGCAGCTCAATTATCTGATCAACCGCTATCGGGATTTGCTTCCCGCGAGCCTGATTGAAGGCTGGATCCTCATCCAAGGAGTTATGCGGGAAGAAAGTTTTTTCCGCGGCACAGGCCCCGGCCCCATTCCTGCCCATTATTTTGATGATGCCGCCTATGCCGAGCCGGAGGCTTTTTCTCGCGATGAAGACTGGATGCCCAACGTCGTACTGCTGGCAAAATTGGCTTACGTATGGCTTGATCAGCTGTCGAAGAAATACAACCGACACCTACGTCTCTTGAGCGATATACCGGATGAAGAACTGGATCAACTTGCTAGCTGGGGCATCAATGCGCTCTGGCTTATTGGCGTATGGGAACGGAGCCCGGCATCCCAAAATATCAAACAGCGGATGGGCAATCCCGAAGCCGCCGCCTCCGCCTATAGTCTCTATGACTACACCATATCCGCCGATTTAGGCGGTGAGCATGCCTTGCAAGAATTGACCCAACGGGCGCGCCAACGGGGCATTCGCCTTGCCGGCGACATGGTACCCAACCACATGGGCATCTATTCCAAATGGATCACTGATCATCCGGAACGCTTTTTACAATTGGATGCTCCCCCCTACCCTGCCTATCGTTTCGACGGGCCCGATCTTTCTGAAGACGGACGGGTGGGTATTTTCATTGAAGACGGTTATTGGTCCCATCAAGATGCCGCCGTGGTTTTCAAACATGTGGATCGCCACACAGGAAAAGAACGCTTTATTTATCACGGCAACGACGGTACCAGTATGCCGTGGAATGACACTGCCCAACTGGATTTTATGCGCGAAGACACGCGGGAAGCGGTAATTCAAACCATATTAGAGGTGGCGCGCCGTTTTCCTGTCATTCGTTTTGATGCTGCCATGACCCTGGCGAAAAAACATTATCAACGCTTGTGGTTCCCGAAAGCGGGCGATGCCGGCGCCATCCCTTCCCGTGCCGCCTTTAGCATGGATCGTGCTGAATTCGACCGTCTCTTTCCCCACGAGTTTTGGCGTGAAGTGGTGGATCGTGTGGCGGCGGAAGCGCCGGACACGCTCTTGCTCGCCGAAGCTTTCTGGCTCATGGAAGGCTATTTCGTGCGAACATTGGGCATGCACCGCGTCTACAACAGTGCATTTATGAACATGTTGAAAATGGAGGACAACGGCAAATTTCGGCAGACTATAAAAAATGTTCTTGAATTCAGCCCTGCCGTGCTGCAGCGCTTTGTTAATTTCATGAATAACCCTGATGAAGATACCGCGATTGCCCAATTTGGCAAAGGTGATAAATATTTTGGCGTAGCAACGCTCTTGGTAACCCTGCCGGGACTGCCCATGTTCGGACATGGTCAGATAGAGGGCTTGACGGAAAAATACGGCATGGAATACCGCCGTGCCTATAAAGAGGAACAGGCTGACCGGGACTTCGTCCAACGCCATGAACGCGACATCTTCCCCTTGGCAAGGAAACGCTATGTATTCAGCGGCGCTGCGCAATTCGCTTTCTATGATTTCACCGTAGCGGAGGGTTGGGTGGACGAAAATGTGATCGCCTATTCCAACCACAACCACGACGAACACGCTTTTGTAGTGTACAACAACGCCTATACAACGACTCTCGGGACGTTGCACCGTTCCACGGCGATTAATGAGGGTCGGGGCGATGAAACGATCCTGCGCCACGCTACGCTGGCGGAGTCCCTTCACCTCGACACGGACCGAAGCGCCTATGTGATCTGGCGTGATGTACACTCGGGACTGGAATATTTGCATCATTGCGAAAGCCTGCATCAAGTCGGATTAAATCTTGAATTGCATGCCTATGAAAGCAAAGTCTTTTTCGTAGTGCGACAATTACGGGATCAGGATAATTCTTGGGGACGTCTCCACGGCAAATTGGCAGGAACCGGCGTCCCAAGTGTTGATGAAGCTTATCTGGAATTGCGTTTGGAAGGGATACTCGATCCTTTCCGAGCTTTTATGTGTGCTGATATGCTGCGTCATGTTATGGAAACGGAAGAGGAAGCACATATCTTAGGGCCGTGGCAAGAAAAACTGGAAGCCTTCCTGGATGGTGTTAATCAGTTTACAGGTGAGGCAGGCGTGTCCGACAATCTCACCGAAAAGTTGAATGACGATTTGCGCAGCGTGTTACAATGGTCGCGCAACGCAATCAAGCTGCCCTTGCCGGAAGCAGTGACCGATTATCTCGCCGCTTATGTGCCCGGCACACACGCGTCACCGGATGAGAAACTCCGCTTTTGGCAATTGCCTCTTGTCTTTTGTATCCTCCGCCGTTTGGCGGAAACACGGCTCTCCTCCAAGGCTGCGGAAGCGGAACATTCGAAGGCGTCGGCAGATGAATCCGCCTCCGACGATCCCCTTCATGCTGCTGAGAAGTTGGCGCACACGTGGATGAGCGACTGGCTTTTGATCAAGCCTGTCACCGAGGCTTTCACGGTGACTTCAGGCGATGGATGGCGCGCCCAACAAGACGCCCATGCCCTGAGTCAATGTCTCGCCCACCGCGGCAAGCTGCTCCAACTGGACACGGAAATATGGGGTTCCTTATTATATGATTTTTTCGAGAACGAAGAAATGCGCCGCCTTTTGATGGTACACCGTTATGCACAGAAACGCTGGATTAACAAAGAAGAATTTGAACGGGTCATGTTCCTGTTATTTTTGACGCATTTGGCGGCATTCAATAGAACATCCGTTCCCGACGTGGACAGCCTGCTGAGCAGCTATGAAAATCTGCAGGAGATTGTGCTTGCCTTATCCGATACGGGTTACGATATCGATTGGGCACTCCACGCGCTGAACTAA
- a CDS encoding B12-binding domain-containing radical SAM protein, translating into MHILFVLNIPYAIEPHGVMLLSSICKKAGHKVSLTLLKKEDLVERVKTLEPDVVAYSVIGSELDAFKPADEALRTYLETSGQSVFRIMGGPHPTFSPGILDEMKLDAICQGDGERALPTLLTRLEKGESLEGIPNIGLTGAGALLREKLNSEELDALPLADRDIYYEAVPYIPRTGLRSFMASRGCPYHCTFCYNHVYNRMFKECGPLLRRRSVDSLLSEIEDTIKRYPPVRFIRFFDDTFSLTVDDWLREFSEEYPKRIGIPFYCLMRPNTFSEEAAQLLKSAGCYSISMAVEAGSEPIRNGILKRGLSDADMRRAFEIARKYKIKTYGNTMIGIPGTTIEDDFNSLNFTRSLKLTVPTFSVCSPSRGTELADYAIEHGYMPADADFLTRFSALSPLTTYTMKEKKIQARIACLGTLYCTVPRFLLPFARALIKAPIPISLARKAGFSFAVFRIATRLFPHAIPKNPITIVQVAWDGIRYFW; encoded by the coding sequence ATGCATATTCTTTTTGTTTTAAATATTCCTTATGCCATAGAACCTCACGGCGTCATGCTTCTCTCTTCGATTTGCAAGAAAGCCGGTCATAAAGTCAGCCTAACCTTACTCAAAAAAGAGGATTTGGTGGAACGTGTCAAAACTCTGGAACCTGATGTAGTTGCGTACAGTGTGATCGGCAGCGAGCTGGACGCCTTTAAACCGGCAGATGAAGCGTTGCGCACTTATCTTGAGACATCGGGACAATCCGTATTTCGTATTATGGGCGGACCACACCCCACTTTTTCGCCCGGTATTCTCGATGAAATGAAATTGGATGCCATTTGCCAAGGTGATGGTGAACGCGCATTACCCACGCTCTTAACACGTCTGGAAAAAGGCGAATCCTTAGAAGGTATTCCCAACATTGGCTTAACTGGAGCGGGAGCGCTGCTTCGCGAAAAATTAAACAGTGAAGAACTAGACGCCCTGCCCCTCGCCGACCGCGACATCTATTATGAAGCGGTTCCCTACATTCCCCGCACAGGATTGCGCTCTTTTATGGCGTCTCGGGGATGCCCCTATCATTGCACCTTTTGCTACAACCACGTATACAATCGCATGTTTAAAGAGTGCGGTCCCCTATTGCGCCGTCGTTCTGTGGACAGTCTTTTATCGGAAATCGAAGACACGATTAAACGCTATCCGCCGGTGCGCTTTATCCGTTTTTTCGATGATACCTTTTCGCTCACCGTGGATGATTGGCTGCGCGAGTTCTCCGAAGAATATCCGAAACGGATCGGCATTCCTTTTTATTGTCTTATGCGTCCCAACACCTTCTCTGAAGAGGCGGCGCAGCTGCTTAAATCGGCAGGATGCTACTCCATTTCCATGGCGGTGGAAGCGGGTTCCGAACCCATCCGAAACGGCATATTGAAACGGGGCCTGTCTGATGCGGATATGCGTCGCGCATTTGAAATTGCGCGGAAATACAAGATAAAGACCTACGGCAACACGATGATCGGCATTCCGGGCACGACCATTGAAGATGACTTTAATTCCCTCAATTTTACGCGCAGCTTAAAACTGACCGTGCCCACCTTCAGCGTATGCAGTCCTTCGCGGGGGACAGAGTTAGCGGACTATGCCATTGAACACGGCTATATGCCGGCAGACGCCGATTTTCTTACCCGTTTCTCCGCCTTGAGTCCACTCACGACCTACACCATGAAAGAAAAGAAAATACAGGCGCGCATTGCCTGTCTCGGAACGCTTTACTGCACGGTTCCCCGCTTCCTGCTTCCTTTTGCACGGGCATTAATCAAGGCGCCCATCCCCATTTCCTTGGCACGCAAAGCAGGTTTTAGTTTTGCTGTTTTTAGAATTGCGACCCGACTATTCCCCCATGCCATTCCGAAAAACCCGATCACCATCGTACAAGTGGCATGGGACGGTATACGCTACTTCTGGTAA